The following is a genomic window from Micropterus dolomieu isolate WLL.071019.BEF.003 ecotype Adirondacks linkage group LG04, ASM2129224v1, whole genome shotgun sequence.
GTGGATGTGGACTACATGTCCTTAGAAACTGCAGTATTAGGACGGACTATCCAGAGTACTAAAACATAATCGTGCGCAGTATTTGAAGTTTAATGACCAACGCGTCCCGGAGGTCAAACTCAGGAGCACAGTAACCATGTTAGTGCAGGAAAAGACtcctgattttttttccccacaagtACAATAAAGGTTTCAGATctgaaagtttgttttaaagaaactttcGCCTCTCTGGAAGAATCCGGATCTGAGAGCTCCGGGTGTCGTGGACTCGTGAGTGTTTTCAGCAGCAGACCCTGTCCCTGAAGGCAACACCTCACTGCTCTCACCTGCACGGCCAGCCGACGGTGAATAATGAGAATAACTGCAGAGAAAAGTTATGGAGGGTAAACCTGGTGTCCCTGAACGTCCCGTCAGACTTCTAGAGCTCTTTGGATTCCGGTTGAACCGGCTGGACCGAAACGGTTCAGGTCATAACGGAGTTCATTTGTGGTTATGATGTCGTTTCcccaaacaggaagtgacccgACATGAAACCAGTGATCAGATAAAGATTAAACAGGAAGCTCACCCGTCTCTCTCTGCAGGTATGAATGTGATGTCATCAGTGATGCGGGGCGCCCGCCGGCTCGCCCACGCCGACCCGAATCTGGTCAGCCACTTCCTGCCTCCGTCCCTCCGCTGTCCGTCTCGAAGCCCCGCCCCACTGCTCACCTGTCGACAGAACAGGAAGTTCGCCTCCAAACAGGTGAGTCCGACAGCAGGATGTGGAATAAACAGCTCTGCAGTATGTGttggattaaaataaacatttcttccaaattcaaataaaaatgtaagaaaacGAGTTCACAACACCAATATTTTAACTTCAGGAAGCAATGTTTGGCGGGCTAACTCTGCGTCTTGGCGTGCTCTGCTCCGGTCCGTCACACGGCTGTTGGCTGACTTGTGACCCTCCATCTTCCTCTTGATCAAATTCCAGAGGTTTTCAGTGGGGTTCGGGTCTGGAGGTTGGGCTGACCGTGACCTGGTCTTGATCCGGGCTGGCTGTGAGGCCGGAGCGTTGTAGAAGCAGAGGGAATGAGGCTTTCTTCCAGGATACAGATTCGTCCTTCACAAAGAGAAATCTGCCCGATTCCAGCCTTGCTGAAGCGCCCCCCATCATCGCTGATCCTGTGGGCCCCTCCGGGTCTCCGTCTAACCAGGCTTTGGCTGAAAACTGGACTCATCGGAGAAGAAGACCTCGCTGCAGTCCTCTACGGTCCAATCCTTACTATCTTTAGCAAACTGTGGCCTGGCTTGTCTTCGCTTCTCATTGATCAAGGGCCTTTTTCTAGCTTTGTCTGACTTCAGCTCGGCCCCTAGGAGCCTGTTTCAAACGGTCCTCGCCGTGCACTTCGCCCCAGCTGCTGCTGGCCATTCCTTTTGTAAATCACTTGATGTCATCCTACGGTTCCTGAGTGACAGTCGATGGCGCCCTCTGCCGGTCTGTAGCTTTGCTGTCTGTTGCTTCATCTTATGAACTTTTAGGGGTGAAGCGACCTGACGCTGTTTCCAGTGATGACCACAGCAGCGTTATTATGCGTTTCCTCGTTAAATGAGATTTGGCTCAGGTACCTCGTTAGGTAGGATGAGGTGTGCACTGGCATGAAATGGCTGCCGCACGTGTAGAGATACTGATTTTCGACTTCATGGAGTCTAAAATGAGGCTCAGATAATATTTCACTATTGAACATACAGGATGTTCGTGCATCATGTTTTCACCATGATTTGCTTATTAAaatcatttgtgctgagaacAATCAGtgaaatagaaaacaaatatatacagaaatattttatatgAAACAACTGTAACAAATCAGCTGAATGTGAAACGGCGAGGGAAAAGTGTGAGGTAGCGTTTAGATCAGTGCAGCCGCCTGCTGCTTCATGTAGTCAAACACTCAGACTCTGTGCTCTGGGTAACGATGTGCATTAACCAAATAAAGTTCAGTTCTAACACCGTGTATTTAATCTTTAAATGAACTCGGTTCTGACCCGGACGGCTCGCAGGGAATCTCAGCTGTCGAACAAATCAAACGTCACcacagttaaaaacacatttaacccCCAAAGTCCCAGCAGAGCAACGGTTCCTTCAGTTAACTTAAAGTCAAATAGATTTCAAAAAGTTAGCAGGTGGAAGCGAGACGAGACGCAGGTCCATAATATTCATATTCATGCCACAGTGTGAAGATGCCGTAATCCAGAGAGGATCCAACAGATAATCCAGCGCACAGTGCTGTAGTCCTTCATTCAGTATCGTCTGGCAATCCTGCGTTACAGCGACGCTCCCAAACATCACTCcccttttaaaaacatgtctgacacaaataatctaatatataatgatgataaatgaccGGAGAACTCCGGTAGAACATGTTGAGCTGCACATGAAGGCAGAACCGGTGACACGAGTGTGACGACGCTCAGGAACTAAATATCAGAGGGTTTCTTATTAATAGGAAAGAGTTTATTACTCAGACTATTTCAAACCTGTGAGCCAATCACAGCCAGCTGTGTAacctcctgcagctcctccagaGTCAGCTGACACACCTGTCGGTCATGATAAACTCAGACACACGTCATAAATCCTGAGAGGATCTGTGTTACTAACATGTGGTGTTCAGTGtcacattttacagaaacacagtaaATATTTACGTTCTCGCCTGTAAGAATCCTGTTTAGCTTCTTATGATAAGTAACCATGGAAACACATGACGTCGGTGAGCAGCAGCTCTTTGTAACTTTATCGCTCACTTTGAAAATGTGTTGATGTGTctgcaggtcaaaggtcagaaaAAAGACCAGAAGAACCCGAAGGTCAAAGCTAAAGTggacaaacaggaagtggagaTCAGACAGAGGATGACGGCGGCGGCTCTCGCCGAGGCCATGAACAAAGACTTTGGtaagaaacaacaaagatccacTCGGAGCGGTTCTGATCTCAGGTCATGTGATGAATAAAGTTTATTGTGTTTCAGGTCATGTGATGAATAAAGTTTATTGTGTTTCAGGTCACGTGTTGGATAAAGTTTTCTGCCTTTCAGGTCACGtgttaaataaagttttctgCCTTTCTTGTCAGGCGTCGGATAAAGTTTTTTGCCTTTCAGGTCACGtgttaaataaagttttgtgcGTTTCAGATCACGTGTTGGAGGCCCTGCTGAACACCTCGGTGGATGTGGACCCCTTGGAGCCGGACTCGGTTCTGGAGGAGAGGTGGATTAAGGAGGTGGTGACTCGATCAGGGATGAAGTTCAGGTGGGCCAAACTGAGCGAGAGCAGAGAAAGACCCAACAGAGACGCCCACAGGAGGTACCAGACGTCGCCTCGTTGGTCAGAGCTTGTATTTCTGAATGCTGATTGGATGTCGAACATTATTAAAGCCTGATTTGAGAATGTGTCTCTCTGACCCGGTCAGACCTCCAGCGGACCCGTCCAGCCTGGTGCCCCGCCCCCCGGTGGTCACCATCATGGGTCATGTGGATCACGGTAAGACCAGCCTGCTGGACAGCCTGAGGAAGAGTCAGATCGTCTCCACGGAGGCCGGCGGGATCACGCAACACATCGGAGCTTTCCTAGGTAACCACTCCCACAGAAAGTGGGCTGCAGGCGCAGAGAAGACGATTCTGAttggtttaaagaaataaaaagctgTTCTGAGTCGGTTCTTCATGTGAACTCCTGTAGGATCCACCTCAGGAACACTCGGCAGGACTGTAAACGCTGTGTTGGCGGTTACGTTTTTCTGAAGCGTCTAAACAGACCTATTGGCTTTTTTCTTCTAGTACAGCTGCCTACAGGTGAGAAGATCACCTTCCTGGACACACCTGGCCACGCCGCCTTCTCCGCCATGAGAGCCCGCGGAGCCAATGCCACAGACATCGTCATCCTGGTGGTGGCGGCCGACGACGGCGTCATGAACCAGACGGTCGAGTCAATCCAACACGCCAGGAGAGCCAAAGGTATGAGCTCCACCTGGCAGTCACAGCTGAGggtgtgttctgtgttttcacTCAGTGGTTCTGGTTCTGTTGCAGTCCCGATGATCGTGGCGGTGAACAAGTGTGACAAACCTCAGGCCGACCCTCAGAGGGTGAAACAGGAGCTGCTCGCCCACGATGTCGTCTGCGAGGAGTTCGGAGGAGACGTCCAGGCGATCCACATCTCAGCTCTCAAGGTGAACCGCCAGGTTTAAAGTCAGCTGACTGTCAACGGGAGGAGGAGTCGGTGTGATGGAAGGTCATGTTGTCATTGTCGTTGTTGTTGGCAGGGCGACAACCTGATGGCTCTGGCCGAGGCCACGGTGGCGTTGGCGGAGGTTTTAGAGCTGAAGGCAGAGCCCAGCGGCCTCGTAGAGGGACTCATCATCGAGAGCCGCACCGACAAAGGCAAAGGGTGAGCATCAGTGACCTCCGGGTCAGAACGTAGATCTGGTTCTAAGAATTCTAGAGTACTTTAGAGACGGTACGCAGCTCCGGTTCTTAGAGATCTAGGTGGCTTTAGAGACGGTACGTAGCTCCGGTTCTGAGAGATCTAGATGGCTTTAGAGACGGTACGTAGCTCCGGTTCTGTGGTTTCTAGGAGACTTTAGAGACGGTATGAGGTTCTTAGAGATCTAGGTGGCTTTAGAGACGGTACGTAGCTCCGGTTCTGTGGTTTCTAGGAGACTTTAGAGACGGTATGAGGTTCTTGGAGATCTAGGTGGCTTTAGAGACGGTATGTAGCTCCGGTTCTGTGGTTTCTAGGAGACTTTAGAGACGGTATGAGGTTCTGAGAGTTCTGACCCGTCACATGTTCCCCAGTCCTGTGACGACAGCCATTGTCCAGAGGGGAACGTTGAAGCGAGGTTGTATCCTGGTGGCGGGGAAGAGTTGGGCTAAAGTCCGTTTCCTGTTTGACGAGAACGGGCGAGCGGTGCCGGAGGCCGGGCCGAGCGCTGCGGTGGAGGTGGTGGGCTGGAAGGAGCTGCCGTCTGCTGGAGAGGTTCTGCTGGAGGTGGAGTCGGAGGTGAGAACGCCACGCCGCTGTGATGTGTCAGATCTGTGAGTTTGCGTGTGTAACTTTGTTCTGTGGTCGAGCAGCAGCGAGCGAGGGAGGTGGTGGAGTGGAGGAGCTacgaggaggagcagcagaagCTGCAGGAGGAGCAGAGCGTCATCGAGCTCAAACAGAAAGTCCACCTGGAGGAGTACAGGAAGGAGAGGGCGGGGCTAACTCACCTGAGCTGGAGGCAGAGGAAGTCTGCTCTGTACCGTGCCAACAAGACCAAGTACGCCGTGAGGCCGAGCGAGAGGACTCAGAGGGACGAGCTGAGCCTGCCGCTCATCATCAAAGGTACACAGCTGGGCTCTGATAGGCTGCtctcactgtgacatcactcagTCACAACTGAGAAGCAGGTGGAGCAGCACCTGAGGATCTACAGGTCGCAGCTCTCAGGACTAATTTACTGACGCCAAGACAGAAATGTAGTTAATTATCGATAAGGTGTTCATATCCAGTCAGGTCAGTTCCTGTTCCGTGGGTTCCAGCAaatgctgccctctgctggatCATATCAGgcctgttgcaaagaatctTCTGGTTTGACAGTAATTTAAGTTTTGAGCAGCACGCCACAAAGTTTGTGCGAtcatgtttttaccagcttagaaatatatcaaaaatacaACCTGTTAACTTTGAAGGACACCGagacgccttcatctcatcacgtaCCGCTACagacccaaaaatctactgaccgactccagactgtccagaactcggCTGCcgggcttttaaccagaactaAGAAACCGTTTCATCTTCGTCActctggctcccagtatgtttcaGAACAGACTGTAATATCTTAtcgattacttttaaagctcttcacgGCGTCTCGCCCTGTTCTGACCTTTTATATGCAGCAGCACGAACCTTAAGATCCTGCGTCTGccgagtctcgactgaaaactaaaggggaccgTTTGAGTCGGGGCCCTGAGGCTTTtcttaaaacagatttttatagaagtgcctttcctgattttaattatttttcttttaactgtattttagaGCTTTCTTGCTGATCGTTTGTCTTTATAAATATTAACTTTATTATAACGTGGCCACCGACCGACCTTTGACCTGCAGGTGACGTGGACGGGTCGGTGGAAGCCATCCTGAACATCCTGGACAGCTACGACGCCCAGGAGCAGTGTCAGCTGGAGGTTCTTCACTTCGGCATCGGAGACGTTTCAGAGAACGACGTCAACATGGCCGAAACATTCGGAGGTAACGACCAGCGGAGAGACGCCgcggtcagaggtcagaggtcacagcagCGCAGACTCAGAAGAGAATGTGTTCTTAATCACTAAAACAGACTCAGAGATGCTGCTCAGAGATCAACAGATATAACATCGAATGATTCAGCCtcaaaaataacttatttataacTGCAGCTAAAATAAAACCAAGATAAACTTTGTTTGTCCCCTGGagagtaaacaacaacaacaacaacaatgctaATAAAGCCAGAGTCGGGGGAAACATCCCTGTAGAGACTCTCTGGTCTAGTTTTGTGGCAGAAAACTGAATAAACCGCTTATTAAAATAGTGATAACCGGacctcttcttcttcaggttCCATTTACGGCTTCAACGTGGCGGCCAGCAGGTCGATCCAGCAGCTGGCGGCGAAGCGCGGCGTCCCGCTGCGACTGCACAACGTCATCTACAAACTGATGGACGAGCTGAAGGACGAGCTGAGCAGCAAACTGCCGCCCCTGCTGTCGGAGAACGTGCTGGGTGAGGAGAACCCGCTAGAACCACTCAGACCTGTGTCCGAGACTCTGTAGACCAGGGCCCGAGACTCTGTAGACCAGGGCCCGAGACTCTGTAGACTCTGTGGACCAGGGCCCGAGACTCTGTGGACCAGGGCCCGAGACTCTGTGGACCAGGGCCCGAGACTCTGTGGACCAGGGCCCGAGACTCTGTAGACTCTGTAGACCAGGGCCCGAGACTCTGTAGACTCTGTAGACCAGGGCCCGAGACTCTGTAGACTCTGTAGACTCTGTGGACCAGGGCCCGAGACTCTGTAGACCAGGGCCCGAGACTCTGTAGACCAGGGCCCGAGACTCTGTAGACTCTGTGGACCAGGGCCCGAGACTCTGTAGACTCTGTGGACCAGGGCCCGAGACTCTGTAGACCAGGGCCCGAGACTCTGTAGACTCTGTGGACCAGGGCCCGCAGACTCTGTAGACCAGGGCCCGAGACTCTGTAGACTCTGTAGACCAGGGCCCGAGACTCTGTAGACTCTGTGGACTCTGTGGACCAGGGCCCGAGACTCTGTAGACTCTGTAGACCAGGGCCCGAGACTCTGTAGACTCTGTAGACCAGGGCCCGAGACTCTGTAGACTCTGTAGACCTGTGTCTGAGAGGAGCTCCTAGTGACAAAATTCTAAGAAATGTGGGCGTTTActcttaaaattaaataaaaaatcctaGTACAGACAAAAGTAATTCAGAAAGCATCTTAACCCTTAAGAGTGTAAATAGTTGGGAGGACGAGGACTTTAAGTTTCTTTAGTAGAGGAGAAAATGGCAGAAAGACGAAGAGGGAGAAGAAACGTGTTGCGACAGCGAGTTAATCAGACGCTGTAGATCAGATCGTGTTTGTGACGGATCTCGTTAGAGACGCGCCAACATCTCCGACAGCGCTGGGAAAATGCCGCAGTGATGTCACAACCCTCTGTAAGCAGAGTGATCAAACAAACAATCACAGCACTTTCAGCCTCTCAATGTGTCGCAGTTCATTTCGTTTCCACTGGACGCTCGCCGGCGTCCCTGGTGCGCACGTACTTGGAAAGAGTGGAACACTGTTTATCATGCTAAGCCAATCAAATACCTTGTAGGAAATGAACAGCATGGTAAATAAgaaacggtgtgtgtgtgtgaaatattataatattaatataaatatagtgAAGGCTTAGAAAAGAACCTTTACTTAAAATCACTCTTTCCTTCTTGGACAACCAACCAATCACCGTCTTTAAAAGATTGTGTCATCCATAGCAACGGGGTCAGCCCGCCTCAGATCAGTCCCTGATCGCTCTTAAGACTCCTACGGAAGAGTTTTCTGAGAGAATCTTTATGAATACGGGCCCTGGTGTGCCGCAGCGCTCCACCTGACACGAAGCTGTCCGTCTCTCTGCCCGTCCAGGTGAAGCCACCGTCCTCGCCATGTTTGACGTCTCCGTGGGGAAGAAGAAGGTTCCCGTCGCCGGCTGTCGGGTTCAGAAAGGTCAGCTGGACCGGCGGCTCAAGTTCAGGCTGATCCGAGGCCGAGACACCGTCTGGGAGGGTGAGTGAGACCAGGACCAGGACCGGTCTACCTTTGTGATGAAGCAGCTGACCCGTTTGTCTCCGCAGGTTCTCTGGTGGCGCTGAAGCATCACAAGGACGACGTGCAGACGGTGAAGACGGGGATGGAGTGCGGCCTGTCGGCTGACGGCGACGTGGACTTCAGACCCGGCGACACGGTCGTCTGCTTCGAGGAGCAGGACGCGCCGCAGGTCACTTCCTGGGACCCCGGCTTCTAATAAAGAGTTCATTTCCCATCATCCTCTGCTGCTCAGAGGCTCGGTCTGATAAACAGGAAGCTCAGGAGCTGCTGACGCACTTCCTGTTCACCTGGAGACTGAAGCTGATAATTTAATGAACGTTGTCCCTGaccacctgtcctgtcctgccCTGACCGTGaccacctgtcctgtcctgcccctgaccacctgtcctgtcctgaCCTGCCCCTGaccacctgtcctgtcctgcccctgaccacctgtcctgtcctgtcctgcccctgaccacctgtcctgtcctgaCCTGACCTGCCCCTGaccacctgtcctgtcctgccCTGACCGTGaccacctgtcctgtcctgcccctgaccacctgtcctgtcctgaCCTGCCCCTGaccacctgtcctgtcctgcccctgaccacctgtcctgtcctgtcctgcccCTGACCACCTGTCCTGACCTGACCTGCCCCTGaccacctgtcctgtcctgccCTGACCGTGACCACCTGTCCTGACCTGACCTGCCCCTGACCACCTGTCCTGACCTGACCTGCCCCTGaccacctgtcctgtcctgaCCTGACCTGCCCCTGaccacctgtcctgtcctgccCTGACCGTGaccacctgtcctgtcctgcccctgaccacctgtcctgtcctgaCCTGCCCCTGACCACCTGTCCNNNNNNNNNNNNNNNNNNNNNNNNNNNNNNNNNNNNNNNNNNNNNNNNNNNNNNNNNNNNNNNNNNNNNNNNNNNNNNNNNNNNNNNNNNNNNNNNNNNNCCGTGACCACCTGTCCTGACCTGACCTGCCCCTGACCACCTGTCCTGACCTGACCTGCCCCTGaccacctgtcctgtcctgaCCTGACCTGCCCCTGaccacctgtcctgtcctgccCTGACCGTGACCACCTGTCCTGACCTGACCTGCCCCTGACCACCTGTCCTGACCTGACCTGCCCCTGaccacctgtcctgtcctgaCCTGACCACCTGTCCTGACCTGACCTGCCCCTGaccacctgtcctgtcctgccCTGCCCCTGaccacctgtcctgtcctgccCTGACCGTGaccacctgtcctgtcctgaCCTGACCTGCCCCTGACCACCTGTCCTGACCTGACCTGCCCCTGaccacctgtcctgtcctgcccctgaccacctgtcctgtcctgccCTGACCCTGACCACCTGCCCGTGACCTGACCTGCCCGTGaccacctgtcctgtcctgccCTGACCGTGaccacctgtcctgtcctgccCTGCCCCTGaccacctgtcctgtcctgccCGTGACCACCTGTCCTGACCTGACCTGCCCGTGACCACCTGTCCTGACCTGACCTGCCCGTGACCACCTGTCCTGACCTGACCGTGaccacctgtcctgtcctgcccgtgaccacctgtcctgtcctgcccgtgaccacctgtcctgtcctgaCCGTGACCACCTGTCCTGACCTGACCGTGaccacctgtcctgtcctgaccgtgaccacctgtcctgtcctgaccgtgaccacctgtcctgtcctgcccgtgaccacctgtcctgtcctgaccgtgaccacctgtcctgtcctgaccgtgaccacctgtcctgtcctgaCCTGCCCGTGACCACCTGTCCTGACCTGACCTGCCCGTGACCACCTGTCCTGACCTGACCGTGACCACCTGTCCTGACCTGACCGTGACCACCTGTCCTGACCGTGaccacctgtcctgtcctgaccgtgaccacctgtcctgtccgtgaccacctgtcctgtcctgcccgtgaccacctgtcctgtcctgcccgtgaccacctgtcctgtcctgccCGTGACCACCTGCCCTGACCTGCCCGTGaccacctgtcctgtcctgccCGTGACCACCTGCCCTGACCTGACCGTGACCACCTGCCCTGACCTGCCCGTGACCACCTGCCCTGACCTGCCCGTGaccacctgtcctgtcctgcccgtgaccacctgtcctgtcctgaCCTGCCCGTGaccacctgtcctgtcctgccCGTGACCACCTGCCCTGACCTGCCCGTGaccacctgtcctgtcctgccCGTGACCACCTGCCCTGACCTGCCCGTGACCACCTGCCCTGACCTGCCCGTGaccacctgtcctgtcctgcccgtgaccacctgtcctgtcctgaCCTGCCCGTGACCACCTGTCCTGACCTGACCTGACCGTGACCACGTGGCTGCAGTTTTAGTGCAGCATGTGGTCGTTGTGAACTTAATTCTGGTTCTGGACTCTGTAACCTGCAACACGTGACAGAATTAAAATCACATGatcatgaaaaacaaacacgtgtttttatttcacatattttaataaaagaaaaattcaTAACTTTTTACACGAGACTGAAACGCCGCTCTCTGATTGGATAAACCTGAAACACGTTGAACAACaaaatgtctacaaataaactcaGTAAGTAAGAGTCAGAACCCTGAAGCTGGTTTCTACCCGGTGACCTTCGACCTCTTCACTTCCTCTTAGCCTTTCCCGGTTTGGCGAGCAGCGCCGGGTCGATCTGATCCGGCGTCAGCCCTCTGACGGAGAAGAGCCGGGCGGCGCGCTCCGCGACCGTCCCCCCACACTTTAACCCCCGAGACGTCAGTTCCCGCTTCAGGACGTCCAGACCCAGATCCTCCAGCTGGGCGGGCGAGGACAGCGAGGACAGATCCAGCGCGGGGCCGCCCTGCGGGGACcgatcagtcagtcagtcatcaaACTCTGTTCTATTGATACAGCAGCAGGAAGTCATTGCAGTACGCCGCTCTGGCCTTAGTCTGACGAGCTCCACGCCTCCTTTCAGGGcggagaaatatttatttattctgggTCACTTTAACTGagtgataaaataataatctgtCAGGTTATTATGGGATGTTGGTCACAGAAGGTGACGGAGCTCTGTGGCCACTTTAAGAAGGGAAACTAAATCCTGATCCTGCTGCTGACAAACTATCTGAGACCAGATTCTAAATAAACTCTGGTCCAGCCTTCAAGGTCTCAGCTCAGAGCACCAGACAGGTTCTGCtccaggtccaggagccttatTATGGGACGGACTACTGACCTGCTGCTGAGACGGACCGCTGGACCCCGATGGTTTAGAAGCTTCTACGAGTTTCTCCTCTGGAGGACTCTGGTCCTCTGGGGGTGTGGTGGTCTGGTCTCTGGGGGTCTCTGGAGGACTCTGGTCCTCTGGGGGTGTGGTGGTCTGGTCTCTGGGGGTCTCTGGAGGACTCTGGTCAGCAGATGAGCTGAAAGGAGTTTAACAGAAAGATCAAACTGGTGTTTCTGGGACTGAAGCGGATCTGGACTCTTGTGGATCAGGTCTGTACCTGCTGCTCTGCCCAGGCTCCGCCTCCTCTGTCTGTGCCGTCATGGTAACGGCGGCAGCTCCACAGCTGGAGGAGGACGTGGACGGAGACTCGTCCTCGTCCTCTGAGCTCAGCAGCTCGTCCAGCTCGCCCACGCCCGTCCTGTAACCATGAGCACAGATTAGAAACGCCGCAGTAAACCTCCGTGTTTCTGTTTCTACGGCGACGCCATCAGTTTCATGTCCTGAACACGATCGGACTCACCAGAAACACGCCACCGGTGCCGCCGCCTTCTTCTTCTTGAGCGGCGGCTCGCTCTGATCGGGGTTCGGCCTCTTGGCCGCGGAGCCGTCGTCGGGCTTCACCTGCCCGCCGGAGGACGCCTGCAGACCTGCAACACAGAACGCGTTACAGCCCTGCCGCCGCTCGCCACACGACTCTGATCTTACTTCAGACCCTAAACACGTGTAACACCTTTCATCACCGAGTCCTCCAGCCGCTCCGACAGGTCGTGGCACTGCCGCTGGTACTCCGGGTCGGCGAACTGGTGTTTGGGCTCCGACAGCTTCCTCTGCAGCCGCTCCAGACGCCGCTGCTCCTTCTCCGCCTCGCGCTCCGCCTGCTTTTTCAGCCACTCCGCCATCCTGctcaccacagaagaagagttACACTGATATGAACACCAGGCTGAAAGCGGCTGCCTGTCGTTTCTGCACCGTACAGCA
Proteins encoded in this region:
- the mtif2 gene encoding translation initiation factor IF-2, mitochondrial isoform X3, giving the protein MRARGANATDIVILVVAADDGVMNQTVESIQHARRAKVPMIVAVNKCDKPQADPQRVKQELLAHDVVCEEFGGDVQAIHISALKGDNLMALAEATVALAEVLELKAEPSGLVEGLIIESRTDKGKGPVTTAIVQRGTLKRGCILVAGKSWAKVRFLFDENGRAVPEAGPSAAVEVVGWKELPSAGEVLLEVESEQRAREVVEWRSYEEEQQKLQEEQSVIELKQKVHLEEYRKERAGLTHLSWRQRKSALYRANKTKYAVRPSERTQRDELSLPLIIKGDVDGSVEAILNILDSYDAQEQCQLEVLHFGIGDVSENDVNMAETFGGSIYGFNVAASRSIQQLAAKRGVPLRLHNVIYKLMDELKDELSSKLPPLLSENVLGEATVLAMFDVSVGKKKVPVAGCRVQKGQLDRRLKFRLIRGRDTVWEGSLVALKHHKDDVQTVKTGMECGLSADGDVDFRPGDTVVCFEEQDAPQVTSWDPGF
- the sde2 gene encoding replication stress response regulator SDE2 isoform X2, giving the protein MEVFVSAPSCSFANSVFPGGSAVRDVLHRFTRLQGVSCEDFYVTRNGRLTDPEDALQHGAVYRLEPRLCGGKGGFGSMLRALGAQIEKTTNREACRDLSGRRLRDVNHEKEMAEWLKKQAEREAEKEQRRLERLQRKLSEPKHQFADPEYQRQCHDLSERLEDSVMKGLQASSGGQVKPDDGSAAKRPNPDQSEPPLKKKKAAAPVACFWTGVGELDELLSSEDEDESPSTSSSSCGAAAVTMTAQTEEAEPGQSSSSSADQSPPETPRDQTTTPPEDQSPPETPRDQTTTPPEDQSPPEEKLVEASKPSGSSGPSQQQEAWSSSD
- the mtif2 gene encoding translation initiation factor IF-2, mitochondrial isoform X1; its protein translation is MNVMSSVMRGARRLAHADPNLVSHFLPPSLRCPSRSPAPLLTCRQNRKFASKQVKGQKKDQKNPKVKAKVDKQEVEIRQRMTAAALAEAMNKDFDHVLEALLNTSVDVDPLEPDSVLEERWIKEVVTRSGMKFRWAKLSESRERPNRDAHRRPPADPSSLVPRPPVVTIMGHVDHGKTSLLDSLRKSQIVSTEAGGITQHIGAFLVQLPTGEKITFLDTPGHAAFSAMRARGANATDIVILVVAADDGVMNQTVESIQHARRAKVPMIVAVNKCDKPQADPQRVKQELLAHDVVCEEFGGDVQAIHISALKGDNLMALAEATVALAEVLELKAEPSGLVEGLIIESRTDKGKGPVTTAIVQRGTLKRGCILVAGKSWAKVRFLFDENGRAVPEAGPSAAVEVVGWKELPSAGEVLLEVESEQRAREVVEWRSYEEEQQKLQEEQSVIELKQKVHLEEYRKERAGLTHLSWRQRKSALYRANKTKYAVRPSERTQRDELSLPLIIKGDVDGSVEAILNILDSYDAQEQCQLEVLHFGIGDVSENDVNMAETFGGSIYGFNVAASRSIQQLAAKRGVPLRLHNVIYKLMDELKDELSSKLPPLLSENVLGEATVLAMFDVSVGKKKVPVAGCRVQKGQLDRRLKFRLIRGRDTVWEGSLVALKHHKDDVQTVKTGMECGLSADGDVDFRPGDTVVCFEEQDAPQVTSWDPGF
- the mtif2 gene encoding translation initiation factor IF-2, mitochondrial isoform X2 is translated as MTAAALAEAMNKDFDHVLEALLNTSVDVDPLEPDSVLEERWIKEVVTRSGMKFRWAKLSESRERPNRDAHRRPPADPSSLVPRPPVVTIMGHVDHGKTSLLDSLRKSQIVSTEAGGITQHIGAFLVQLPTGEKITFLDTPGHAAFSAMRARGANATDIVILVVAADDGVMNQTVESIQHARRAKVPMIVAVNKCDKPQADPQRVKQELLAHDVVCEEFGGDVQAIHISALKGDNLMALAEATVALAEVLELKAEPSGLVEGLIIESRTDKGKGPVTTAIVQRGTLKRGCILVAGKSWAKVRFLFDENGRAVPEAGPSAAVEVVGWKELPSAGEVLLEVESEQRAREVVEWRSYEEEQQKLQEEQSVIELKQKVHLEEYRKERAGLTHLSWRQRKSALYRANKTKYAVRPSERTQRDELSLPLIIKGDVDGSVEAILNILDSYDAQEQCQLEVLHFGIGDVSENDVNMAETFGGSIYGFNVAASRSIQQLAAKRGVPLRLHNVIYKLMDELKDELSSKLPPLLSENVLGEATVLAMFDVSVGKKKVPVAGCRVQKGQLDRRLKFRLIRGRDTVWEGSLVALKHHKDDVQTVKTGMECGLSADGDVDFRPGDTVVCFEEQDAPQVTSWDPGF
- the sde2 gene encoding replication stress response regulator SDE2 isoform X1 translates to MEVFVSAPSCSFANSVFPGGSAVRDVLHRFTRLQGVSCEDFYVTRNGRLTDPEDALQHGAVYRLEPRLCGGKGGFGSMLRALGAQIEKTTNREACRDLSGRRLRDVNHEKEMAEWLKKQAEREAEKEQRRLERLQRKLSEPKHQFADPEYQRQCHDLSERLEDSVMKGLQASSGGQVKPDDGSAAKRPNPDQSEPPLKKKKAAAPVACFWTGVGELDELLSSEDEDESPSTSSSSCGAAAVTMTAQTEEAEPGQSSSSSADQSPPETPRDQTTTPPEDQSPPETPRDQTTTPPEDQSPPEEKLVEASKPSGSSGPSQQQGGPALDLSSLSSPAQLEDLGLDVLKRELTSRGLKCGGTVAERAARLFSVRGLTPDQIDPALLAKPGKAKRK